The Miscanthus floridulus cultivar M001 chromosome 17, ASM1932011v1, whole genome shotgun sequence genome has a window encoding:
- the LOC136517819 gene encoding uncharacterized protein → MADPELEAIRQRRMQELMAQRGGANQQNAGQQKAQEDAKQEAEERRQMMLAQILSSEARERLSRIALVKPDKARGVEDVLLRAAQTGGISEKVSEERLISLLEQINTQTSKQTKVTIQRRRSVLDDDN, encoded by the exons GCTGACCCAGAGTTGGAAGCTATCAGGCAGAGGAGGATGCAAGAACTAATGGCACAGCGTGGTGGG GCAAATCAGCAGAATGCGGGCCAACAAAAAGCTCAGGAAGATGCGAAACA GGAAGCTGAGGAACGCCGACAGATGATGCTTGCTCAGATATTATCTTCTGAAGCCAGAGAAAGGC TTTCCCGCATAGCTTTGGTCAAACCTGACAAAGCAAGAGGGGTGGAGGATGTTCTGCTGAGAGCTGCTCAAACTGGTGGAATATCTGAAAAG GTGTCTGAAGAAAGACTTATCTCCCTTCTCGAGCAAATTAACACCCAAACAAGCAAGCAAACCAAAGTTACG ATTCAGAGGCGTCGAAGTGTCCTTGACGACGACAATTAG